Proteins encoded in a region of the Halosimplex halophilum genome:
- a CDS encoding dihydroorotase: protein MLFRNATLADGRRRDVRVSGETIAAVGEDLGGREGERTVDATGKRLLPGMIDAHVHFREPGDSHKEDWTTGSRSAAAGGVTTVVDQPNTSPPTVDGAAFDEKAGIAADSLVDYGLNGGVTADWDPDSLLDRPLFALGEVFLADSTGNMGIEEPLFLDALAEADARDVTVTVHAEDAGLFNVSAREREDADAWSAYRTARAEAAAVERACEVAAERDTTIHVAHTSTPKGIDIAKETGMTCEVTPHHMYLSRSDLRELGTHGRMNPPLRREKRRQRVYDRVVDGTVDMIATDHAPHTADEKDADIWDAPSGVPGVETALPLLLADARTGDLTYERVRDLTAANPADVFDLPSKGRIAEGMDADLVLVDPGKTHPIRADRLHTKCDWTPFEDREAVFPELTLVRGTVVYEREDDRPGGESETFGDAVGRNVRSAGEATGDSRGPAARSGETESIADLAAEVVEERPDDER, encoded by the coding sequence ATGCTGTTCCGGAACGCGACGCTCGCGGACGGCCGCCGGCGGGACGTCCGCGTGTCGGGCGAGACCATTGCGGCGGTCGGGGAGGACCTGGGCGGCCGGGAGGGCGAGCGGACGGTCGACGCGACCGGCAAGCGCCTGCTCCCGGGGATGATCGACGCGCACGTCCACTTCCGCGAGCCCGGCGACTCGCACAAGGAGGACTGGACGACGGGCTCGCGCAGCGCCGCCGCCGGCGGCGTGACGACCGTCGTCGACCAGCCCAACACCTCGCCGCCGACCGTCGACGGCGCCGCCTTCGACGAGAAGGCCGGCATCGCGGCCGACTCGCTGGTCGACTACGGCCTCAACGGCGGCGTCACCGCCGACTGGGACCCCGACTCGCTGCTCGACCGTCCGCTGTTCGCGCTCGGGGAGGTCTTCCTCGCCGACTCGACGGGCAACATGGGCATCGAGGAGCCCCTGTTCCTCGACGCGCTCGCCGAGGCCGACGCCCGCGACGTGACCGTCACCGTCCACGCCGAGGACGCGGGGCTGTTCAACGTCTCCGCGAGGGAACGCGAGGACGCCGACGCCTGGAGCGCCTACCGCACCGCCCGCGCCGAGGCCGCCGCCGTCGAGCGGGCCTGCGAGGTCGCCGCCGAGCGCGACACCACCATCCACGTCGCCCACACCTCCACGCCGAAGGGCATCGACATCGCGAAGGAGACGGGCATGACCTGCGAGGTCACGCCCCACCACATGTACCTCTCCCGCAGCGACCTGCGCGAGCTGGGCACCCACGGGCGGATGAACCCGCCGCTGCGCCGCGAGAAGCGCCGCCAGCGCGTCTACGACCGCGTCGTCGACGGGACCGTGGACATGATCGCGACCGACCACGCCCCCCACACCGCCGACGAGAAGGACGCCGACATCTGGGACGCCCCGTCGGGCGTCCCCGGCGTCGAGACCGCCCTCCCGCTCCTGCTGGCCGACGCCCGCACCGGCGACCTGACCTACGAGCGCGTCCGGGACCTGACCGCCGCCAACCCCGCCGACGTGTTCGACCTGCCCTCGAAGGGTCGAATCGCGGAGGGGATGGACGCCGACCTCGTGCTGGTCGACCCCGGCAAGACCCACCCGATCCGCGCCGACCGCCTGCACACGAAGTGCGACTGGACCCCCTTCGAGGACCGCGAGGCGGTCTTCCCCGAGCTGACGCTCGTTCGGGGGACCGTCGTCTACGAGCGCGAGGACGACCGCCCCGGCGGCGAGAGCGAGACCTTCGGTGACGCCGTCGGGCGGAACGTCCGGAGCGCCGGCGAGGCCACCGGCGACAGCCGGGGTCCGGCCGCGCGTAGCGGCGAGACGGAGTCCATCGCCGACCTGGCCGCCGAGGTCGTCGAGGAGCGCCCCGACGACGAGCGCTGA
- a CDS encoding DUF7546 family protein has protein sequence MAHSTRRARPWPTGAGLLAAAVALEGVLLAGYFLATPGTVTVPRYVLYPFVWINAVLVAAYRTPIPSAPPRRHLLAGALAAGYFLVLANWAGLIGLTVGGHHPIPEGILGVSVGSGSPGWARVRLITRSFYVSVVPYRVIGYLGLTYLVYAAVVDASGVVASGTLGFVSCLSCSAPIFASAVTGVLGGWVTLMSTAIAYSVDISTVAFLASVALLYWRPGFPSLGRDGNGTGLATGPD, from the coding sequence ATGGCCCACTCGACCCGCCGAGCGCGCCCCTGGCCGACCGGCGCGGGACTGCTGGCCGCGGCCGTCGCGCTGGAGGGGGTCCTCCTCGCCGGCTACTTCCTCGCCACGCCGGGGACCGTCACGGTCCCGCGCTACGTCCTCTACCCGTTCGTCTGGATCAACGCCGTCCTCGTCGCCGCCTACCGCACCCCGATCCCCTCGGCCCCGCCGCGCCGGCACCTCCTCGCCGGCGCGCTCGCGGCCGGCTACTTCCTCGTCCTCGCCAACTGGGCCGGCCTGATCGGGTTGACCGTCGGCGGCCACCACCCGATCCCCGAGGGGATCCTCGGTGTGAGCGTCGGCTCCGGCTCGCCGGGCTGGGCCCGCGTCCGACTGATCACCCGGTCGTTCTACGTCTCCGTCGTCCCCTATCGCGTGATCGGCTACCTCGGGCTCACGTACCTCGTCTACGCCGCCGTCGTCGACGCCAGCGGCGTCGTCGCCTCGGGAACCCTGGGCTTCGTCTCCTGTCTGAGCTGTTCGGCCCCCATCTTCGCCTCCGCGGTCACGGGCGTCCTCGGCGGCTGGGTCACCCTCATGTCGACCGCCATCGCCTACTCGGTCGACATCTCGACGGTCGCCTTCCTCGCGTCGGTCGCGCTGTTGTACTGGCGACCGGGGTTCCCGTCGCTGGGACGTGACGGTAACGGAACCGGGTTAGCGACCGGGCCGGACTGA
- a CDS encoding cysteine hydrolase family protein — protein sequence MRVDADSAAVVVVDMQNGFCHPDGSLYAPGSEAAIDPVGEAVAKAREAGAAVVWTRDVHPPEQFEDAHYYDEFERWGEHVLEDSWEAEIVEELDPADEDLIVVKHTYDAFYETQLEGWLDAHDIDDLVICGTLANVCVLHTASSAGLRDYRPVLLEDAVGCIEEDHREYALEHADFLFGEVTPLDDVEFV from the coding sequence ATGCGAGTCGACGCCGACAGCGCGGCGGTCGTCGTGGTGGACATGCAGAACGGCTTCTGCCACCCCGACGGCAGCCTCTACGCACCGGGCAGCGAGGCGGCCATCGACCCCGTGGGCGAGGCGGTCGCGAAGGCCCGCGAGGCGGGCGCCGCGGTCGTCTGGACCCGCGACGTACACCCGCCCGAGCAGTTCGAGGACGCCCACTACTACGACGAGTTCGAGCGCTGGGGCGAGCACGTCCTCGAAGACTCCTGGGAGGCGGAGATCGTCGAGGAACTCGACCCCGCCGACGAGGACCTGATCGTCGTGAAACACACGTACGACGCCTTCTACGAGACGCAACTGGAAGGGTGGCTGGACGCCCACGACATCGACGACCTGGTGATCTGCGGGACGCTGGCGAACGTCTGCGTGCTCCACACCGCCTCCAGCGCCGGGCTCCGGGACTACCGGCCCGTCCTCCTGGAGGACGCGGTGGGCTGCATCGAGGAGGACCACCGCGAGTACGCGCTGGAGCACGCCGACTTCCTGTTCGGCGAGGTGACGCCGCTCGACGACGTCGAGTTCGTCTGA
- a CDS encoding DUF5806 family protein, translated as MTDGPETGEGDGGDADAASTEGVDESPDRAADAQPTDDPEPDDVNASGEGDADDIDTPDAGDAGPADAPDPDLPPDVAKYDRFKKIDGGTYDRANDFLRERTYITAREWAIARLCADFRTETGVEMTKIGENLPELVPFMTDTYTPQAVNQARASFEEKVRKAGATFLYGAMCDFFTAEELDDVMYEATEVAKFLLEVEGVELSVEEELEAEDEISEVMREVREHSAALRHDEVECPDCGHHFEATAADAVDDD; from the coding sequence ATGACCGACGGACCCGAAACGGGCGAGGGCGACGGGGGCGACGCGGACGCGGCGTCGACCGAGGGGGTCGACGAGTCGCCGGACCGGGCCGCCGACGCACAGCCGACCGACGACCCCGAACCCGACGACGTGAACGCGTCCGGAGAGGGCGACGCCGACGACATCGACACACCGGACGCGGGCGACGCCGGACCGGCGGACGCGCCCGACCCGGATCTGCCGCCGGACGTGGCCAAGTACGACCGCTTCAAGAAGATCGACGGCGGCACCTACGACCGCGCCAACGACTTCCTGCGCGAGCGCACCTACATCACGGCCCGCGAGTGGGCAATCGCCCGGCTCTGTGCCGACTTCCGCACCGAGACCGGCGTCGAGATGACGAAGATCGGCGAGAACCTCCCGGAACTCGTCCCGTTCATGACCGACACCTACACCCCCCAGGCGGTCAATCAAGCGAGAGCGTCCTTCGAGGAGAAGGTCCGCAAGGCCGGCGCGACCTTCCTCTACGGGGCGATGTGCGACTTCTTCACCGCCGAGGAGCTCGACGACGTGATGTACGAGGCCACCGAGGTCGCGAAGTTCCTGCTGGAGGTGGAGGGCGTCGAACTCTCCGTCGAGGAGGAACTGGAAGCGGAAGACGAGATATCGGAGGTGATGCGCGAAGTCCGAGAGCACTCCGCGGCGCTGCGCCACGACGAGGTGGAGTGTCCCGACTGCGGCCACCACTTCGAGGCGACCGCCGCCGACGCCGTCGACGACGACTGA
- a CDS encoding GNAT family N-acetyltransferase, which translates to MDGDRPAGDASSATLRRYEPRDRDAVWDLHRTALRAAGSDPEDVPHSDDIRDVRGNYLDTGGEFLVVEVGGRDPGGDAGGEVVAMGGLAVDGEEIPEGAGELLRIAVAPDRQREGFGGQIVAGLEDAARERGLDRVFLWTAQRQRSAVRFYRARGYQGTDHRTEGEYELLRFEKALGETR; encoded by the coding sequence ATGGACGGGGACCGTCCCGCCGGCGACGCGTCGTCGGCGACGCTCCGCCGCTACGAGCCCCGCGACCGCGACGCGGTCTGGGACCTCCACCGGACGGCGCTCCGGGCGGCCGGCTCGGATCCCGAGGACGTGCCCCACAGCGACGACATCCGTGACGTGAGGGGGAACTACCTCGACACCGGCGGGGAGTTCCTCGTGGTCGAGGTCGGCGGACGAGATCCGGGCGGCGACGCCGGCGGCGAGGTCGTCGCGATGGGCGGACTCGCCGTCGACGGGGAAGAGATCCCCGAGGGTGCGGGCGAACTCCTGCGGATCGCGGTCGCCCCGGACCGCCAGCGCGAGGGGTTCGGCGGCCAGATCGTCGCGGGGCTGGAGGACGCCGCCCGCGAGCGCGGGCTGGACCGCGTCTTCCTGTGGACCGCCCAGCGCCAGCGGTCGGCGGTCCGGTTCTACCGGGCGCGGGGCTACCAGGGCACCGACCACCGGACCGAGGGCGAGTACGAACTGCTCCGGTTCGAGAAGGCGCTGGGGGAGACCCGATGA
- a CDS encoding DUF4385 family protein — translation MSDPVRGEVSEVADGPEYDLDFRAHPERYRHTPDERGAFKIEPYKSELLPEWGIATLEEAEDGAEAIYERYREYRETDEFVGMDMARKYLQMGWTRAMRYAKYPGGNKYRTTDDGERVEREPEEWYDAEKREIALVYREYLDRVRDDEAYERAKREHRERYGD, via the coding sequence ATGAGCGACCCCGTCCGCGGCGAGGTCTCCGAAGTGGCGGACGGCCCGGAGTACGACCTCGACTTCCGGGCCCACCCCGAGCGGTACCGCCACACGCCCGACGAGCGCGGCGCGTTCAAGATCGAGCCGTACAAGAGCGAACTCCTGCCCGAGTGGGGGATCGCGACGCTGGAAGAGGCCGAGGACGGCGCCGAAGCGATCTACGAACGATACCGGGAGTACCGCGAGACAGACGAGTTCGTCGGGATGGACATGGCTCGCAAGTACCTCCAGATGGGGTGGACGCGGGCGATGCGCTACGCGAAGTACCCCGGCGGGAACAAGTACCGGACCACCGACGACGGCGAACGCGTCGAGCGGGAGCCCGAGGAGTGGTACGACGCGGAGAAACGCGAGATAGCGCTGGTCTACCGGGAGTACCTCGACCGCGTCCGCGACGACGAGGCCTACGAGCGGGCGAAGCGGGAGCACCGCGAGCGATACGGGGACTGA
- a CDS encoding HVO_0416 family zinc finger protein: MASAPSTDDMFDEFLTDRGHDVEEAGWEENYNKKQCPDCGGLHDSAATECSVCGWSPA, translated from the coding sequence ATGGCGTCCGCACCGAGCACCGACGACATGTTCGACGAGTTCCTGACCGACCGCGGACACGACGTCGAGGAGGCGGGCTGGGAGGAGAACTACAACAAGAAGCAGTGCCCCGACTGCGGGGGACTACACGACTCGGCCGCCACAGAGTGCTCGGTATGCGGCTGGTCGCCGGCGTAA
- a CDS encoding cytochrome C oxidase subunit IV family protein produces the protein MARFKLYTAIFVVLMALSTTQALVEQTGLVDFDAPGTYWTAFGIILVLSFVKATFVATYYMHLRWEPRSVTYLFLGGLFVALALTTAAAYSIL, from the coding sequence ATGGCACGATTCAAACTCTACACCGCGATATTCGTGGTACTGATGGCGCTGTCGACGACGCAGGCGCTCGTCGAGCAGACGGGTCTGGTCGACTTCGACGCGCCGGGGACCTACTGGACGGCGTTCGGGATCATCCTCGTCCTGTCGTTCGTCAAGGCGACGTTCGTCGCCACCTACTACATGCACCTCCGCTGGGAGCCCCGGTCGGTCACCTACCTGTTCCTCGGCGGCCTGTTCGTCGCGCTCGCGCTGACGACCGCCGCCGCCTACTCGATCCTGTAG
- a CDS encoding lipoyl protein ligase domain-containing protein, which translates to MRVYCDRADTIEADRAVSERLVERVADEREPAVRVWRPHRQVAFGRRDARAEGYDEARAVAAERGFPAVEREVGGRAVAYTGSTVAFARVQPVADPRSGLTERYDAATADLLDALDSLGVDAREGEPADSFCPGTHSVQADCGGRARKLAGLAQRVRADAAVVAGVLVVRDHEAIASVLDPVYAALDVPFDPETVGSVARAGGEADPDAVVRAVERALVGGEPAPASVERVG; encoded by the coding sequence ATGCGCGTCTACTGCGACCGCGCCGACACCATAGAGGCCGACCGCGCGGTCTCGGAGCGGCTGGTCGAACGGGTCGCCGACGAGCGCGAACCCGCGGTCCGGGTATGGCGGCCCCACCGACAGGTCGCGTTCGGTCGCCGCGACGCCCGGGCGGAGGGGTACGACGAGGCCCGCGCGGTCGCCGCGGAACGGGGTTTCCCGGCGGTCGAGCGCGAGGTGGGCGGCCGCGCCGTCGCCTACACCGGGTCGACGGTCGCGTTCGCGCGGGTGCAGCCGGTCGCGGACCCGCGTTCGGGGTTGACCGAGCGCTACGACGCGGCGACGGCCGACCTGCTCGACGCCCTCGACTCGCTGGGCGTCGACGCCCGCGAGGGCGAACCCGCCGACTCCTTTTGCCCGGGCACTCACTCGGTCCAGGCCGACTGCGGCGGTCGGGCGCGGAAACTCGCCGGCCTGGCCCAGCGGGTGCGCGCCGACGCGGCCGTCGTCGCGGGCGTGCTCGTCGTCCGCGACCACGAAGCTATCGCGTCGGTGCTCGACCCGGTCTATGCGGCGCTGGACGTTCCCTTCGACCCGGAGACGGTCGGGAGCGTCGCGCGGGCGGGGGGCGAGGCCGACCCGGACGCGGTCGTCCGAGCGGTCGAGCGGGCGCTGGTCGGCGGCGAGCCGGCCCCGGCGTCGGTAGAACGGGTCGGCTGA
- a CDS encoding cbb3-type cytochrome c oxidase subunit I has product MSSVKRWFVTTNHKDIGILYTITALFFLVLGGVLAMLMRVQLWSPGAGILSAGAYNQAVSAHGLLMVFWFISPFAFGFANYLVPLQIGADDLAFPRLNAMSYWAYLFSGLLFIASFFQGGTFDGGWTMYAPLNLPTYMPNIGGTTVVLALIMFIAAVTMGSVNFLTTMYRMRAEGLRMRDLPMFSMSILLTVWMMLFAFAALLAALMILAAEHLFGVTYFSAEGGTLLWTHLFWFFGHPEVYIVFFPALGIMAECFQTFTGQRIVGRKWFVLAMVLVALQSFVVWMHHMFLTGINLEIKTLFMITTIGISLPFDLMVFSLIYTMIKGRIRFTTPFLFSLGALILFIIGGITGVFLGAVVLDYEFRGTYWVVAHFHYVMVGGATGLFAGLYYWFPKMTGRMYDEYLGKVHFALYFVGFNLLYFPLFVAWETPRRVFDYAPGLTSWHQVASIGGFILGASFLVMFYNLFKSMAVGEEVGDNPWEYSTTAEWAVSSPPPLENFPGKPSYAGGKLSFRDEPELTADGSGDGEPAGDPAADAASTDGGTTTPDGGNVRAESATAGGTGLVSGPTSATPAAAGTGAAHGDDRHPDHASFWPFVVCFAGFLTFLGVSGIRSGGPYLWLTAVGGLLSAVGFVGFANESFYVPEPTVAEQWPFGGVENMKLGMWTFLASDVVLFGGFVGSYLFLRVANGWMHWHHAFIPEAHVTFPGLVNTYLLLASSFAVVLSLVAAHRNSSRGVVASLTVTWLLGVGFLINKGLEWQHLFHISTEAFPNGWNVGTNVASSTFYLTTGLHGAHVIVGLIMLLYMIPRAWKGAYLDDDSSLEYFGLYWHFVDIVWLFLFPLFYIL; this is encoded by the coding sequence ATGAGTTCGGTCAAGCGCTGGTTCGTCACGACCAACCACAAGGACATCGGCATCCTCTACACGATCACCGCCCTCTTCTTCCTCGTCCTCGGGGGCGTGCTCGCGATGCTGATGCGCGTCCAGCTGTGGTCGCCCGGCGCGGGCATCCTCAGCGCCGGCGCGTACAACCAGGCCGTCTCCGCCCACGGCCTGCTGATGGTCTTCTGGTTCATCTCCCCCTTTGCCTTCGGGTTCGCCAACTACCTCGTCCCGCTGCAGATCGGCGCCGACGACCTCGCCTTCCCGCGGCTCAACGCGATGAGCTACTGGGCGTACCTCTTCTCGGGGCTCCTGTTCATCGCGTCGTTCTTCCAGGGCGGCACGTTCGACGGCGGCTGGACGATGTACGCGCCCCTGAACCTCCCGACGTACATGCCCAACATCGGCGGGACAACCGTCGTCCTCGCGCTCATCATGTTCATCGCGGCGGTGACGATGGGGTCGGTCAACTTCCTGACGACGATGTACCGCATGCGCGCCGAGGGCCTGCGGATGCGCGACCTGCCGATGTTCTCGATGTCGATCCTGCTGACGGTGTGGATGATGCTCTTTGCCTTCGCCGCCCTGCTGGCGGCGCTGATGATCCTCGCCGCCGAGCACCTCTTCGGGGTGACCTACTTCTCGGCGGAGGGCGGGACGCTGCTGTGGACCCACCTGTTCTGGTTCTTCGGCCACCCCGAGGTGTACATCGTCTTCTTCCCGGCGCTGGGCATCATGGCCGAGTGCTTCCAGACGTTCACCGGCCAGCGCATCGTCGGCCGCAAGTGGTTCGTCCTCGCGATGGTGCTCGTCGCGCTCCAGAGCTTCGTCGTCTGGATGCATCACATGTTCCTCACCGGGATCAACCTGGAGATAAAGACCCTCTTCATGATCACGACCATCGGCATCTCGCTCCCCTTCGACCTCATGGTCTTCTCGCTGATCTACACGATGATCAAGGGACGCATCCGCTTCACCACCCCCTTCCTGTTCTCGCTGGGCGCGCTGATCCTGTTCATCATCGGCGGGATCACGGGCGTCTTCCTCGGCGCGGTCGTCCTCGACTACGAGTTCCGGGGCACCTACTGGGTCGTCGCGCACTTCCACTACGTGATGGTCGGCGGCGCGACCGGGCTGTTCGCCGGGCTCTACTACTGGTTCCCGAAGATGACCGGCCGGATGTACGACGAGTACCTCGGCAAGGTCCACTTCGCGCTGTACTTCGTCGGGTTCAACCTCCTGTACTTCCCGCTGTTCGTCGCCTGGGAGACCCCGCGGCGGGTGTTCGACTACGCGCCCGGGCTGACGAGCTGGCACCAGGTCGCCTCTATCGGCGGGTTCATCCTCGGGGCCTCCTTCCTCGTCATGTTCTACAACCTGTTCAAGAGCATGGCCGTCGGCGAGGAGGTCGGCGACAACCCCTGGGAGTACTCCACCACCGCCGAGTGGGCGGTCTCCTCGCCCCCGCCGCTGGAGAACTTCCCCGGCAAACCCAGCTACGCGGGCGGGAAGCTCTCCTTCCGCGACGAGCCCGAGTTGACCGCCGACGGGAGCGGCGACGGCGAGCCCGCGGGCGACCCCGCAGCGGACGCCGCGTCGACCGACGGCGGGACCACGACGCCCGACGGCGGGAACGTCCGCGCCGAGAGCGCCACCGCGGGCGGGACGGGACTCGTCAGCGGCCCGACGAGTGCGACGCCGGCGGCGGCCGGGACCGGCGCCGCCCACGGGGACGATCGTCATCCGGACCACGCGAGCTTCTGGCCGTTCGTCGTCTGCTTCGCCGGCTTCCTCACCTTCCTCGGGGTCTCGGGGATCCGCAGCGGCGGCCCGTACCTCTGGCTGACCGCGGTCGGCGGCCTGTTGAGCGCGGTCGGGTTCGTCGGGTTCGCCAACGAGTCCTTCTACGTCCCCGAGCCGACGGTCGCCGAGCAGTGGCCGTTCGGCGGCGTCGAGAACATGAAGCTGGGGATGTGGACGTTCCTGGCCTCCGACGTGGTCCTGTTCGGCGGCTTCGTCGGCTCGTACCTGTTCCTGCGGGTCGCCAACGGCTGGATGCACTGGCACCACGCGTTCATCCCCGAGGCCCACGTCACGTTCCCCGGGCTGGTCAACACGTACCTGCTGCTGGCGAGCAGTTTCGCGGTCGTCCTCTCGCTGGTCGCCGCCCACAGGAACAGCAGCCGGGGCGTCGTCGCCAGCCTCACCGTGACGTGGCTGCTCGGCGTCGGCTTCCTGATCAACAAGGGCCTGGAGTGGCAGCACCTGTTCCACATCTCGACCGAGGCGTTCCCGAACGGCTGGAACGTGGGGACGAACGTCGCCTCGTCGACGTTCTACCTGACCACCGGGCTCCACGGCGCCCACGTCATCGTCGGGCTGATCATGCTCCTGTACATGATCCCGCGGGCCTGGAAGGGCGCGTACTTAGACGACGACTCCAGCCTGGAGTACTTCGGCCTGTACTGGCACTTCGTGGACATCGTCTGGCTGTTCCTGTTCCCCCTCTTCTACATCCTGTAA
- a CDS encoding LEA type 2 family protein — MSEAGSADRGGETAAGDDGSRLTALVATWPRRIGVALGGLVGVLVVLYLVGVIGAPAAGLEDRGDWGEVTDERTEIVTTVWIDNPNPIGVSLGNTVTAEYDIVLNDVLLAEGSKSGIEVPKGNSTEQLRTDVRNEHLADWWVAFVRANETVHVDANATLQVNTLFSASHDVHRNRTMLNESTPVIGALSASVNETSGTYTESVSASEVGEDLLGESPLGGSDSVTVGYEVQRGWATWGEVSESETTVRFHLLVHNPGDVPVPASPDGLGVSVDMNDVRTFEAESGDLSAESLGPDAVIAPGETREITYRVTMDNDRVDDWFTSHVREDRGPGTEATAVEAQFQIVFENPATGGQFRFPGESPVGYDCEFQTAILVDGQNSTSTCEPPTVPGN; from the coding sequence ATGTCAGAGGCTGGTTCGGCAGATCGCGGAGGGGAGACCGCTGCGGGCGACGACGGGTCGCGGCTGACCGCGCTCGTCGCGACCTGGCCGCGGCGGATCGGGGTCGCGCTCGGAGGGCTGGTCGGCGTGCTGGTCGTCCTGTACCTGGTCGGCGTCATCGGCGCGCCGGCCGCGGGGCTCGAAGACCGCGGCGACTGGGGAGAGGTCACCGACGAGCGCACGGAGATCGTGACGACCGTCTGGATCGACAACCCCAACCCAATCGGGGTCTCGCTGGGCAACACCGTCACCGCGGAGTACGACATCGTCCTCAACGACGTGTTGCTGGCCGAGGGGTCGAAGTCCGGCATCGAGGTCCCGAAGGGCAACAGCACCGAGCAGCTGCGGACGGACGTGAGAAACGAACACCTCGCCGACTGGTGGGTCGCGTTCGTCCGCGCGAACGAGACGGTCCACGTGGACGCCAACGCGACGCTGCAGGTGAACACACTGTTCAGCGCGAGCCACGACGTACACCGCAACCGGACGATGCTCAACGAGTCGACGCCGGTGATCGGCGCGCTGTCGGCGTCGGTCAACGAGACCAGCGGTACCTACACCGAGTCGGTGAGCGCGAGCGAGGTCGGCGAGGACCTCCTGGGTGAGAGCCCGCTGGGCGGGAGCGACAGCGTCACCGTCGGCTACGAAGTCCAGCGGGGCTGGGCGACCTGGGGCGAGGTCTCCGAGTCGGAGACGACCGTCCGGTTCCACCTGCTCGTCCACAACCCCGGCGACGTGCCGGTGCCCGCGTCGCCCGACGGCCTCGGCGTCAGCGTCGACATGAACGACGTGCGCACCTTCGAGGCCGAGAGCGGCGACCTCTCGGCGGAGAGCCTCGGCCCCGACGCCGTCATCGCGCCGGGCGAGACCCGCGAGATCACCTACCGCGTGACGATGGACAACGACCGCGTCGACGACTGGTTCACCAGCCACGTCCGCGAGGACAGGGGCCCGGGCACCGAGGCGACCGCCGTCGAGGCCCAGTTCCAGATCGTCTTCGAGAACCCCGCCACCGGCGGCCAGTTCCGCTTCCCGGGCGAGTCGCCGGTCGGCTACGACTGTGAGTTCCAGACGGCCATCCTCGTTGACGGCCAGAACAGCACGTCGACCTGCGAGCCGCCGACCGTCCCCGGGAACTGA